A genomic window from Purpureocillium takamizusanense chromosome 2, complete sequence includes:
- a CDS encoding Mannosyl-oligosaccharide 1,2-alpha-mannosidase (COG:G~TransMembrane:1 (i12-32o)~CAZy:GH47~EggNog:ENOG503NXK1): MHLGCGRASRREIVVALLVIAGLWHFSDVIWFEPTEFERLERWMNHDALRSDVYTTYTQSSFDWSSVRHSNRPKVLTALPKPLSDDAMPTVQHCFENETPDEARVRIARLTEVRRLFQANWASYRRFAWGKDALMPVSGGAIDQFSGWAATLVDSLDTLWIMGLREEFDEAVAEVARIDFGRSTSPRVNMFETTIRYLGGLMAAYDLSGRGVLLRKAVELGDLIYAGFNTENGMPVDFIDFEAAKRGDVLQVEERVVSASPGTLSLELAHLSQLTGDAKYYDAASRVMDVFYRAQNSTELPGAWPIWVSMKHQDLTTGGAFTLGGSQDSLYEYLPKMHQLLRGGDGKYETMAKTFLETADKYFLFRPMLPGGEDILLPGNVNVLDGGAELDPETEHLACFVGGMFGLAGKLFDSPADVERGAKLTSGCVFAYRAFPTGLMPERLDTAPCASRSRCPWNEVLWMQERDARAEWQRHLPLGFTTAKDPRYILRPEAIESVFYMWRLTGRAGLQDDAWDMFRAVANGTRTEHANAAVLDVTRKADPLPMEDYMESFWLAETLKYFYLVFSPPDVISLDDFVLNTEAHPFKIPR, encoded by the exons ATGCATCTCGGCTGCGGACGTGCCAGTAGGCGAGAAATCGTCGTGGCGCTGCTTGTCATTGCCGGGCTTTGGCACTTTAGCGACGTGATATGGTTTGAGCCGACTGAGtttgagcgcctcgagcgaTGGATGAACCACGATGCGCTGCGTTCGGACGTGTACACCACCTACACTCAGAGCAGCTTTGACTGGAGCAGCGTCCGACACAGCAATCGACCCAAGGTGCTGACCGCGCTGCCGAAGCCCCTGTCGGACGACGCGATGCCTACCGTGCAGCACTGTTTCGAGAACgagacgcccgacgaggccaggGTTCGCATCGCAAGGCTCACCGAGGTGCGGCGGCTCTTCCAGGCCAACTGGGCCAGCTACCGGCGCTTCGCATGGGGCAAGGACGCGCTGATGCCCGTGTCTGGCGGCGCCATAGACCAGTTctcgggctgggcggcgacgctggtggACTCGCTCGACACGCTCTGGATCATgggcctgcgcgaggagttcgacgaggcggtcgccGAGGTGGCGCGCATCGACTTTGGccggtcgacgtcgccgcgcgtCAACATGTTCGAGACGACCATACGCTACCTGGGCGGGCTCATGGCGGCGTACGACctgagcggccgcggcgtgctgctgcgcaaggcCGTTGAGCTGGGCGACTTGATCTACGCGGGCTTCAACACGGAGAACGGCATGCCCGTCGACTTCATCGActtcgaggcggccaagcgcggcgacgtgctGCAGGTCGAGGAACGCGTCGTGTCCGCGTCGCCCGGTACCCTGTCGCTCGAGCTGGCGCACCTGTCGCAGCTAACCGGGGACGCCAAGTACTACGACGCAGCGTCGAGGGTCATGGACGTCTTCTACCGTGCGCAGAACAGCACGGAGCTGCCGGGCGCCTGGCCCATCTGGGTGTCGATGAAGCACCAGGACCTCACCACGGGGGGCGCCTTTACGCTCGGCGGCTCCCAGGACTCGCTGTACGAATACCTCCCCAAGAtgcaccagctgctgcggggcggcgacggcaagtacgagaccatggccaagacgttcctcgagacggccgacaaGTACTTTCTGTTCCGGCCGATGCTACCGGGCGGAGAGGACATCCTGCTCCCGGGCAACGTCAACGTcttggacggcggcgcggagctcGACCCAGAGACGGAGCACCTGGCgtgcttcgtcggcggcatgttcggcctcgcgggcaaGCTCTTCGACTCCCCCGCGGACGTGGAGCGCGGGGCCAAGCTCACGTCGGGGTGCGTCTTCGCGTATCGGGCCTTCCCGACGGGCCTGATGCCGGAGCGGCTCGACACAGCGCCGTGcgcgtcgcgctcgcgctgcccGTGGAACGAGGTGCTGTGGATGCAGGAGCGCGACGCGCGGGCCgagtggcagcggcacctGCCCCTGGGCTTCACCACGGCAAAGGACCCGCGCTACATCCTGCGgcccgaggccatcgagaGCGTCTTCTACATGTGGCGCCTgacgggccgggccgggctgcAGGACGACGCCTGGGACATGTTCCGCGCGGTGGCCAACGGCACGAGGACGGAGcacgccaacgccgcggtGCTGGACGTGACGCGCAAGGCCGACCCGTTGCCGATGGAGGACTACATGGAG AGCTTTTGGCTGGCGGAGACGCTCAAGTACTTTTACCTGGTGTTCTCGCCGCCGGATGTCATTAGCCTGGACGACTTTGTGCTCAACACTGAGGCACACCCATTTAAGATACCCAGGTGA
- the SIT2 gene encoding Siderochrome iron transporter 2 (EggNog:ENOG503NW0J~COG:U~TransMembrane:14 (i93-117o123-144i156-173o185-203i212-232o244-264i299-318o324-348i368-386o406-427i434-455o461-482i494-521o575-594i)), producing the protein MRLLNVISNRKNAQAADAVAGFPERQPGTKDEAGVFADQATTSDSDTLSLEARNEKEVELHPDQVTRGAELGVQKAEAAALVWSRKAVLATYAWIWVCFFMLAFQQSILGYASFAAYADFKTAPAITTASILSNIIGGVLKLPIAKTLNVWGRAEGYLVFLGVYLLGIVVLASCNGPDGYAAGYVLYWIGYDAVYMILDIFVADTSGLRNRAFAFGFVSTPFICTAFTGPLAAKAYLADSTWRWAIGSFAIIQPFVFLPLAIVFKFYQRKAEKMGIFKREDSGRTAAQSLKHYIHEFDVVGALLLIAAFVLFLLPFSLVSYNRATYGSATFIAMVVIGFLMFFVFVAWEKWFARTHFIRWELLRQRTVLGACFMAAISFFSFYSWNLNFYSFVTVVYDLDVSLAGYMTQIYNVGSCFWGVVFGLWIRWTKHFKYTVLCLGLPLMMLGSGLMIKFRGQGADIGYVIMCQIFIAFGGGTIVIGNDMAVMAASDREGVAMMLSLLGLFASIGGAIGDAVSAAIYRGTFPEGLRERLPADAQDQWSALYLGGYLEHQKYAVGTPIRDAINYAWGNSQKYGAISATAVLTLGIPAIAVWKNYRVDKKQNKGTMF; encoded by the exons ATGCGTCTTCTCAACGTCATTAGCAACCGCAAGAATGCccaggcggccgacgcggtcgCGGGGTTCCCCGAGCGCCAGCCCGGgaccaaggacgaggccggcgtcttcgccgaccaggcgacgacgagcgactCGGACACGCTGAGTCTCGAGGCGCGCAACGAAAAGGAGGTCGAGCTGCACCCGGACCAGGTCACCCGCGGAGCCGAGCTGGGCGTGCaaaaggccgaggccgccgcgctcgtctGGAGCAGAAAGGCCGTCCTCGCGACCTATGCGTG GATCTGGGTCTGCTTCTTCATGCTCGCTTTCCAGCAGAGCATCCTGGGCTACGCGTCCTTTGCCGCCTACGCCGACTTcaagacggcgccggccatcACCACGGCGTCGATCCTGTCCaacatcatcggcggcgtcctcaaGCTGCCCATTGCCAAGACCCTCAACGTCTggggccgcgccgagggctacctcgtcttcctcggcgtctacctcctcggcatcgtggtCCTCGCGTCGTGCAACGGGCCCGACGGCTACGCCGCAGGGTACGTCTTGTACTGGATCGGCTACGACGCCGTGTACATGATCCTCGAcatcttcgtcgccgacacgtCGGGCCTGCGCAACCGCGCGTTCGCCTTTGGCTTCGTCTCGACGCCCTTTATCTGCACGGCGTTTACcggccccctcgccgccaaggcctACCTCGCAGACAGCACTTGGCGCTGGGCAATCGGCTCCTTTGCCATCATCCAGCCCTTTGTCTTCTTGCCCCTGGCCATTGTGTTCAAGTTCTACCAACGCAAGGCGGAGAAAATGGGCATCTTCAAGCGCGAGGACAGCGGTCGTACGGCCGCGCAGTCCCTCAAGCACTACATTCATGAGTTTGACG TTGTCGGCGCGCTGTTGCTCATCGCCGCGTTTGTCCTCTTCCTGCTCCCCTTCAGCCTGGTGAGCTACAACCGCGCCACCTACGGCAGCGCGACCTTCATCGCCATGGTCGTCATCGGCTTCCTCATgttcttcgtcttcgtcgcgtGGGAGAAGTGGTTCGCGCGCACCCACTTCATCCGGtgggagctgctgcgccagcgcaccgtcctcggcgcgtgcttcatggccgccatctccttcttctccttttACTCGTGGAACCTCAACTTTTACAGcttcgtcaccgtcgtctacgacctcgacgtctcgCTCGCCGGGTACATGACGCAGATCTACAACGTCGGCTCCTGTTTCTGGGGCGTCGTCTTTGGCCTCTGGATCCGCTGGACCAAGCACTTCAAGTACACGGTCCTGTGCCTCGGCCTGCCTCTCATGATGCTCGGGTCCGGCCTCATGATCAAGTTCCGCGGCCAGGGGGCGGACATTGGATACGTCATCATGTGCCAGATCTTCAtcgcctttggcggcggcaccatcgtCATTGGCAACGACATGGCCGTCATGGCTGCCAGCGAtcgcgagggcgtcgccatgatgctctcgctgctcggcctcttcgccagcatcggcggcgccatcggcgacgcTGTCTCCGCGGCCATCTACCGGGGCACCTTTCCCGAGGGCCTGCGTGAAAGGCTTCCAGCCGACGCCCAGGACCAGTGGTCTGCCCTCTACCTCGGCGGCTACCTCGAGCACCAAAAGTACGCCGTCGGCACCCCCATCCGTGACGCCATCAATTACGCCTGGGGCAACAGCCAAAAGTAcggcgccatctccgccaCGGCGGTCTTGACCCTGGGCATCCCTGCCATTGCTGTGTGGAAAAACTACCGCGTGGACAAGAAGCAGAACAAGGGCACCATGTTTTGA